A region from the Phycisphaeraceae bacterium genome encodes:
- a CDS encoding SDR family oxidoreductase, with amino-acid sequence MSTNRFDLSGKTALVTGGSRGIGRGIALGLAEHGADVAIVYHSAQTQAEEIAAQIRQLSRKAWIFQQDLGKIDELHALADRVWKACDKIDILVNNAGMAYLERVNEISIEHFRRVMSVNLEAPFFLTQRISEQMIAAGIKGRVINVSSKNGLVAEAGLSHYNASKGALELLTQSLAIELGEHGITVNTIAPGIIETEIGGDFEIDVQSFVKYYYEHIPLERRFGKVEECVGAVVYLASGAGSYTTGQHIVMDGGVLAEQVPRMQFMKRYRNTINGKPGPIETSYQPKP; translated from the coding sequence ATGAGCACCAACCGATTTGATCTATCCGGCAAGACGGCACTGGTTACCGGCGGCAGTCGCGGCATCGGTCGCGGCATCGCACTGGGTCTGGCGGAGCACGGCGCGGATGTGGCGATCGTGTATCACTCCGCCCAGACGCAGGCGGAAGAAATCGCCGCACAAATCCGACAGTTGAGTCGCAAGGCCTGGATTTTTCAGCAGGACCTCGGAAAGATCGACGAGCTTCACGCTCTGGCTGACCGCGTCTGGAAGGCGTGCGACAAGATCGACATCCTCGTCAACAACGCGGGCATGGCTTACCTCGAACGGGTCAATGAAATCAGCATCGAACACTTCCGCCGAGTGATGAGCGTCAATCTCGAAGCTCCCTTTTTTCTCACACAGAGAATCAGCGAACAGATGATCGCGGCGGGGATCAAAGGCCGAGTCATCAACGTCTCTTCCAAAAATGGTCTGGTCGCCGAAGCCGGCCTTTCGCATTACAACGCATCAAAGGGCGCGCTCGAACTGCTCACGCAGAGTCTGGCCATCGAGCTGGGCGAGCATGGCATCACAGTTAACACGATCGCGCCGGGCATCATCGAGACGGAGATCGGCGGTGACTTCGAGATCGATGTGCAAAGTTTCGTGAAGTACTACTACGAGCACATCCCGCTGGAGCGACGCTTCGGCAAGGTCGAAGAGTGCGTCGGCGCGGTGGTATATCTGGCTTCCGGGGCCGGGTCATACACCACCGGCCAGCATATCGTGATGGATGGCGGCGTCCTCGCGGAACAGGTACCCCGCATGCAGTTCATGAAGCGATACCGAAATACGATCAACGGTAAACCCGGCCCGATCGAGACAAGCTATCAACCCAAGCCATAA
- a CDS encoding phytanoyl-CoA dioxygenase family protein: MMTQTKPTVHLTPQQIVKYHREGFLVLESITTPEDVELIRELLDGLFDRYEQLPKDLTVDLGEEIGHKGKLRSPQINNPIQLEPRLAETLYYRNAMHVAEQLLGEGVRNTWNHAILKPPHNGRATPWHQDLAYPMRTSKDPNILRFGCNFWMPLQKATVESGCMQFIPYSHLSNLRPHFPAGHNPNNYTLETDEVDPRLAVAGPIPAGGCTIHSPKTLHYTAPNDTDVPRRTFILNIAHPLE; the protein is encoded by the coding sequence ATGATGACGCAGACAAAGCCGACCGTTCACCTGACACCACAGCAGATCGTGAAGTATCACCGCGAAGGATTTCTCGTCCTCGAATCGATCACCACACCCGAAGATGTCGAGTTGATCCGCGAACTGCTCGATGGCTTGTTCGACCGCTACGAACAGTTACCCAAAGACCTCACCGTCGATCTGGGTGAAGAGATTGGTCACAAGGGAAAGCTGCGCAGCCCGCAGATCAATAATCCGATCCAGCTTGAGCCGCGTCTTGCGGAGACGCTCTATTACCGCAACGCGATGCACGTCGCTGAGCAGTTGCTGGGCGAAGGGGTTCGCAACACGTGGAATCACGCGATTCTCAAACCGCCGCACAATGGCCGAGCGACGCCTTGGCATCAAGACCTGGCTTATCCGATGAGAACGTCCAAAGACCCGAATATCCTGCGGTTTGGCTGCAACTTCTGGATGCCGCTGCAAAAGGCGACCGTGGAGAGCGGCTGCATGCAGTTCATTCCGTACAGCCACCTGAGCAACCTCAGGCCGCACTTCCCCGCCGGTCACAATCCCAACAACTACACACTCGAAACAGACGAAGTGGACCCGCGTCTGGCGGTAGCCGGTCCGATTCCGGCGGGCGGCTGCACCATTCACTCACCCAAGACGCTGCACTACACCGCGCCTAACGACACGGATGTACCTCGCCGCACCTTCATTCTCAATATCGCCCACCCGCTGGAATAG
- a CDS encoding Gfo/Idh/MocA family oxidoreductase yields MAGHRVVIVGVGSIGERHTRCFLATRRCEVGIVEPNADLCRTVSDRYQLRHAFASFDEALTTGFTAALIATPAQLHIPMTAKAVECGLHVLIEKPLSTSLEGIAELKSLVAKMGVKVGVAYTYRAFKALRAMRNAILSGKFGKPLDIVVVAGQHFPFFRPAYREIYYKDHRTGGGGIQDGLTHLINACEWIVGPIDRLACDAEHQALDGVTVEDNVHLIARHGRVMASYTFNQYQYHNEVSITVNCERGSARFEAHSNRWKWTTQINEPWTVEEFGQLERDTLYVDQAHAFLDAIEGKGDVSCTLDEGEQTLRVNLAALRSSDEGALRTI; encoded by the coding sequence ATGGCTGGACATCGTGTCGTGATCGTAGGCGTCGGGTCGATCGGCGAGAGGCACACGCGGTGCTTCCTGGCGACACGGCGCTGCGAGGTTGGCATCGTTGAGCCGAACGCCGACCTGTGTCGGACTGTCTCCGATCGTTATCAGCTTCGACACGCCTTTGCCAGTTTCGATGAAGCGTTGACGACAGGCTTCACAGCCGCGTTGATCGCCACACCGGCGCAACTGCATATTCCGATGACCGCCAAAGCCGTCGAATGCGGACTGCACGTGTTGATCGAGAAACCCTTGAGCACGAGTCTGGAGGGCATCGCGGAGCTTAAATCGCTGGTGGCCAAAATGGGTGTGAAGGTCGGGGTGGCCTACACCTACCGTGCATTCAAGGCCCTGCGTGCGATGCGCAATGCCATCCTTTCGGGGAAGTTTGGCAAGCCGTTGGACATCGTGGTCGTCGCCGGCCAGCACTTTCCGTTTTTCCGGCCGGCCTACCGGGAGATTTACTACAAGGACCACCGAACGGGTGGCGGCGGGATACAGGACGGGCTGACGCATCTGATCAACGCCTGCGAGTGGATCGTCGGGCCGATCGATCGACTCGCCTGCGACGCAGAGCATCAGGCACTCGACGGCGTCACCGTCGAGGACAACGTGCACCTGATTGCCCGCCACGGTCGAGTGATGGCGAGCTACACCTTCAACCAGTACCAGTATCACAACGAAGTGTCGATTACGGTGAATTGCGAACGCGGCTCCGCACGATTTGAAGCGCACAGCAACCGCTGGAAATGGACGACACAGATCAACGAGCCGTGGACAGTCGAGGAGTTCGGCCAACTCGAACGTGACACGCTCTACGTGGATCAAGCCCATGCCTTCCTTGATGCCATCGAAGGCAAGGGTGATGTTTCGTGTACGCTCGACGAGGGTGAACAGACGCTCCGGGTCAACCTTGCTGCGCTGAGGTCCAGCGACGAAGGCGCGTTACGGACGATTTAA
- a CDS encoding amidohydrolase family protein, whose amino-acid sequence MTTSVLDNALLWTGDGSSFAGHVVIDGEEIASVGRGRYTGPAAKIDLNGSAVSPGLIDLMVLGGFDKSILRDDPLDIARAYLRLGVTSCQFCSGTLPWSGMVRITENITRAMTYAGHDAATTLGYYLEGPFQDPDLTGASLRENALPPTPDHVRRVIEELGGPLTMINVSPGVEGDAAAVKMLRQAGKTVSMAHSEASADRVLACIEAGTTVCGHSFNNNYGGGQIEPGVQRPTIEHVAMTDDRVRFMHLICDGSHVHPVYVRLLLRAKGVSGICLVTDCVPRAGMPDGPYTWDDGRPFYKKGGVGRTDKHHLTGSALLLPDHFRNFVKFTGLPPAEAIRTVTLNPAASIGVENRIGQIAVGRDADLVMWDANLTIKRVWRRGREVTDVSAYAEIVL is encoded by the coding sequence ATGACGACCTCAGTCCTGGACAATGCGTTGCTCTGGACCGGCGACGGTTCCTCCTTTGCCGGTCATGTCGTGATCGACGGTGAAGAAATCGCGTCGGTCGGCCGAGGACGATATACCGGTCCGGCAGCGAAAATTGATCTGAACGGTTCCGCTGTCTCGCCGGGCTTGATCGACCTGATGGTGCTCGGCGGATTTGACAAGAGCATCTTGCGCGATGATCCGCTCGACATCGCGCGAGCGTACCTGCGGCTGGGTGTGACGAGTTGTCAGTTCTGTTCGGGGACTCTTCCTTGGTCGGGCATGGTGCGCATCACGGAAAACATCACCCGCGCGATGACCTACGCGGGACACGACGCCGCCACCACGCTGGGCTATTACCTCGAAGGGCCGTTTCAGGATCCCGATCTCACCGGAGCGAGTCTGCGTGAGAATGCGTTACCGCCGACACCCGACCATGTTCGCCGTGTGATCGAGGAACTCGGTGGGCCACTGACGATGATCAACGTCTCACCGGGCGTGGAAGGTGACGCAGCAGCGGTGAAGATGCTCAGGCAGGCCGGGAAAACGGTATCAATGGCGCACTCGGAAGCGTCGGCTGACCGCGTCCTCGCGTGCATCGAGGCGGGCACCACGGTCTGCGGGCATTCCTTCAACAACAACTACGGCGGAGGCCAGATCGAGCCGGGCGTGCAGCGTCCGACGATCGAACACGTCGCGATGACGGATGACCGCGTGCGCTTCATGCACCTGATCTGCGACGGCTCGCACGTACACCCGGTGTACGTGCGGTTACTGCTCCGCGCCAAAGGGGTGAGCGGCATCTGTCTGGTCACCGATTGCGTACCTCGCGCGGGAATGCCCGATGGTCCCTACACGTGGGACGACGGCAGGCCGTTCTACAAAAAAGGCGGTGTCGGCCGAACCGACAAACACCACCTGACCGGCAGTGCCCTGCTGCTGCCGGACCACTTCCGTAATTTTGTGAAGTTCACGGGACTTCCGCCTGCCGAGGCGATCCGTACCGTCACGCTGAATCCTGCTGCATCAATCGGCGTCGAGAATCGAATCGGCCAAATCGCGGTCGGTCGGGACGCGGACCTGGTGATGTGGGATGCCAACCTCACGATCAAGCGAGTCTGGCGTCGCGGCCGCGAGGTCACGGATGTTTCCGCATATGCGGAGATCGTGCTTTAA
- the mutT gene encoding 8-oxo-dGTP diphosphatase MutT has product MAKRVDVAVGVLVERGDDGWRVFITRRPDHVVYAGYWELPGGKIEPGESPRDCLRREFREEVDLDIEVGAELSVIEHHYPHAHVRLHPFFCRCVDGQPRNLQVTEHRWVRLAELENYQFPEANMTLMAEVRAALASPQSDQRVR; this is encoded by the coding sequence ATGGCCAAGCGGGTAGATGTAGCAGTGGGAGTATTGGTCGAGCGAGGCGATGACGGCTGGCGCGTTTTTATCACTCGCCGACCGGACCACGTCGTCTATGCGGGCTATTGGGAGCTGCCCGGAGGAAAAATCGAACCCGGAGAGTCGCCCCGTGATTGTCTGCGGCGAGAGTTTCGTGAAGAAGTCGATCTGGATATCGAGGTGGGCGCTGAGCTGTCCGTGATCGAGCATCACTATCCGCACGCTCATGTTCGACTGCATCCGTTTTTCTGTCGTTGCGTTGACGGCCAGCCGCGCAATCTTCAGGTGACAGAGCATCGCTGGGTGCGGTTGGCGGAGTTGGAAAATTATCAGTTCCCCGAAGCGAACATGACTCTCATGGCCGAGGTACGCGCCGCGCTGGCGTCACCTCAGAGCGACCAGCGAGTCAGGTGA
- a CDS encoding phytanoyl-CoA dioxygenase family protein — MTANTTIMEPPVLSAAEVSHFFHQGFIAVERLATLDDLAQVQELLDGLFARFRDLPPDLAFDLGGQKNHDGTQVTPQINVATRFEPRLLETQVFRNARAIARQILGPEAVFSFDHAIYKPPRMGKAVPWHQDLAYGRNPNHIAYNANFWIPLQEATPENGCMQFIPFSHWGNLLPHRPVGGDPKVHTLEVWPPIDPRAVVVCPLKPGGATIQHGKTLHYTAPNNTDKPRRAWILNFSMPVENTWTTSEQKSVAGGW; from the coding sequence TTGACCGCCAACACAACCATCATGGAACCGCCTGTGCTTTCCGCTGCGGAGGTATCGCACTTTTTCCATCAGGGATTTATCGCGGTCGAGCGGCTGGCGACCCTCGACGATCTGGCACAGGTACAGGAGCTGCTCGACGGACTCTTTGCGCGATTCCGTGATCTGCCGCCTGACCTGGCGTTTGATCTGGGTGGCCAAAAGAACCACGACGGGACGCAGGTGACGCCGCAGATCAACGTCGCAACGCGCTTCGAGCCGCGTCTGCTGGAGACGCAGGTATTTCGCAACGCTCGCGCCATTGCCCGGCAGATTCTGGGGCCGGAAGCGGTTTTCAGCTTCGATCATGCGATTTACAAACCACCCCGCATGGGTAAAGCCGTGCCTTGGCATCAGGACCTGGCGTACGGTCGCAACCCGAATCACATCGCCTATAACGCCAATTTCTGGATCCCGCTACAGGAAGCGACTCCGGAAAACGGCTGCATGCAGTTCATCCCGTTCAGCCACTGGGGAAATCTCCTGCCGCATCGACCGGTCGGCGGCGATCCAAAGGTCCACACACTGGAAGTCTGGCCGCCGATCGACCCGCGCGCCGTCGTGGTGTGTCCGCTCAAGCCGGGCGGAGCGACCATCCAGCACGGCAAGACGCTCCACTACACCGCTCCGAACAACACCGACAAACCTCGCCGGGCCTGGATACTCAACTTTTCCATGCCCGTGGAAAATACCTGGACGACCTCAGAGCAAAAGTCAGTCGCCGGCGGTTGGTAA
- a CDS encoding dihydrodipicolinate synthase family protein, producing the protein MPKPIKKLTRQNLRGVWCALIVPWTQNDQLDARRYIKEVRSYGGTGVSGIYTGGTTGEWYAQDDDTFTRITEITCEHGHDVGLPVQIGATAMSTRVARQRIRIALRNGADAIQIALPFWLELKDDEVKSFIRGIADEAGKTPIILYLTSRSKRKMSPELLGEVTAEQKTVIGTKDTGCDLPTLKKILKLSPDLAVFGGEDFFQRIPAGGTGGYCSVTGFNVAKVVELYQLCAAGRLKEAKPLADAMHRFLYEALVPMVSKDGLWDSAIDRIQRVAGGGDVGLRCQSPYRSGTEKHVRQVIAWCRKNTPMLLPAHLA; encoded by the coding sequence ATGCCCAAACCGATCAAAAAACTCACTCGTCAAAACCTCCGCGGCGTCTGGTGCGCGCTGATCGTCCCCTGGACGCAGAATGACCAGCTCGATGCGCGGCGATACATCAAAGAAGTCCGTTCCTACGGCGGCACGGGAGTCAGCGGGATTTACACCGGCGGCACCACCGGCGAGTGGTACGCGCAGGACGACGACACCTTCACCCGCATCACTGAAATCACCTGCGAACACGGCCACGATGTCGGCTTGCCGGTGCAGATTGGCGCCACTGCGATGAGTACCCGCGTCGCAAGGCAGCGCATCCGCATCGCGTTGCGCAACGGTGCTGATGCGATTCAGATCGCGCTGCCCTTCTGGCTGGAATTGAAGGACGATGAGGTCAAGAGCTTTATCCGTGGGATCGCCGACGAAGCGGGTAAGACGCCGATTATTCTGTACTTGACCAGCCGGTCAAAAAGAAAGATGTCCCCTGAGCTGCTCGGTGAAGTCACCGCAGAGCAGAAAACGGTGATCGGCACCAAGGACACAGGATGCGATCTGCCGACGCTCAAGAAAATTCTCAAACTTTCGCCTGATCTGGCGGTCTTTGGCGGTGAGGACTTTTTCCAGCGTATCCCGGCGGGCGGTACGGGCGGCTACTGCTCCGTCACCGGTTTCAACGTGGCAAAGGTTGTCGAGCTTTACCAGCTCTGTGCAGCAGGTCGCCTCAAAGAGGCCAAACCTCTGGCCGATGCGATGCACCGTTTCCTCTATGAAGCATTGGTCCCGATGGTGAGCAAGGACGGACTCTGGGACTCGGCGATTGACCGCATCCAGCGCGTCGCCGGCGGCGGAGATGTCGGCCTGCGCTGCCAGTCACCCTATCGCAGCGGCACCGAAAAGCACGTCCGTCAGGTCATCGCCTGGTGTCGAAAAAACACACCCATGCTCCTGCCCGCACACCTGGCGTAA
- a CDS encoding RidA family protein: MSHRDAKLESLGYPLDKVKYTPGGIIEPLSVDGDTMYLSGQVPFDGEDLKYVGKVPSKVSVEDASKAAALCAANLLRVARKYLGTLDRVDRVLRITGYVNADPSFTDCHVVINGATNLIREVLGQPGRHARTALGMGQLPLGVSVEVEMILKIKN, encoded by the coding sequence ATGAGTCATCGCGATGCGAAACTGGAATCACTCGGATATCCGCTCGACAAAGTGAAATACACCCCCGGCGGCATCATCGAGCCTCTGTCGGTGGATGGTGACACGATGTATCTCTCCGGTCAGGTGCCCTTTGATGGTGAGGATCTCAAGTACGTCGGCAAGGTGCCGTCCAAAGTGAGCGTCGAAGATGCGAGCAAGGCCGCAGCCCTTTGTGCCGCCAACCTGCTGCGGGTGGCGCGTAAATACCTCGGCACGCTCGACCGGGTGGACCGCGTGCTGCGCATCACCGGGTATGTGAACGCGGATCCCTCTTTCACCGATTGCCATGTCGTCATCAACGGGGCGACCAATCTCATTCGTGAAGTGCTCGGTCAACCGGGCCGCCACGCCCGAACCGCGCTGGGGATGGGCCAGCTTCCGCTGGGGGTGAGCGTTGAAGTGGAAATGATTCTGAAGATTAAAAACTAA
- a CDS encoding SGNH/GDSL hydrolase family protein: MPHQVTLLGDSIRMGYTENVRAELGDFAEVFSPTANGGTSRNVLLTLDSCVLSRQPKPDLVHVNCGLHDIMRSRSAGGILNVPQEEYELNVLQILNSIRQQTGAKVIWATITPVNEQRHSLRKGFERFERDLDAYNESGLRAARAAKVEVNDLYNVVMRAGRDRLLTEDGVHFQPEGSAILGRAVAQAVRAALGGA, from the coding sequence ATGCCGCATCAAGTAACACTCCTGGGTGATTCGATCCGCATGGGATATACCGAGAACGTCCGTGCGGAGCTGGGTGATTTTGCCGAGGTGTTTTCGCCGACCGCCAACGGCGGTACGAGCCGAAATGTGCTGCTGACGCTCGACTCCTGCGTATTGTCTCGTCAGCCCAAGCCTGATCTGGTCCACGTCAACTGCGGTCTGCATGACATCATGCGCTCACGCTCCGCGGGTGGAATTCTCAACGTGCCTCAGGAGGAGTATGAGCTAAACGTCCTCCAGATTTTGAACTCCATTCGCCAGCAGACAGGTGCGAAAGTGATCTGGGCGACCATCACGCCGGTGAATGAACAGCGGCACAGCCTGCGAAAGGGGTTTGAACGGTTCGAGCGGGATTTGGACGCCTATAACGAGTCGGGTCTTCGTGCGGCTCGTGCAGCCAAGGTGGAGGTCAACGATCTCTACAACGTGGTGATGCGTGCCGGACGCGACCGTCTGCTGACGGAGGACGGCGTCCACTTCCAGCCGGAAGGCTCCGCGATTCTGGGGCGAGCTGTCGCCCAGGCTGTGCGTGCCGCACTCGGCGGGGCGTGA
- a CDS encoding SDR family oxidoreductase: MPPTIQQLFDLTGKTALLTGATGYLGSAFGAALAEAGASVITSSRDLEKSRGVAAGLPTPKGQKHHSVSLDHMDETSAASGFADALAATGKIDILVNNGHEALGKDLTNVTPAEFSRQLVNATGYFQLARLLHDHAVARKVPASIIMIGSMYGVVGSYPDAYAGVCAASPVAYHTLKGGIVHMTRHLGVYWAKDQVRVNCLSPGPFPNRPKCSPEMVRRLEGKSPMGRMGEPHELKGALLFFASDASSYVTGQNLLVDGGWTSW; this comes from the coding sequence ATGCCCCCCACCATCCAGCAACTCTTCGATCTAACCGGCAAGACCGCGCTGCTCACCGGAGCCACGGGTTATCTGGGCAGCGCGTTCGGCGCGGCACTGGCGGAGGCGGGAGCGTCCGTGATCACCAGCAGTCGTGATCTTGAGAAATCGCGCGGAGTTGCGGCCGGCCTGCCGACACCCAAAGGCCAGAAACATCATTCCGTGTCGTTGGATCACATGGACGAAACGAGTGCCGCCAGCGGTTTCGCCGATGCGCTGGCAGCCACAGGCAAGATCGACATTCTGGTTAACAACGGCCACGAGGCACTCGGCAAGGATTTGACCAACGTCACACCCGCCGAGTTTTCCCGTCAACTCGTCAACGCCACCGGATATTTTCAACTCGCTCGACTGCTGCACGACCATGCGGTCGCGCGGAAAGTACCGGCGAGCATCATCATGATCGGGTCGATGTACGGCGTCGTCGGTTCATACCCCGATGCTTACGCGGGAGTCTGTGCCGCCAGTCCCGTCGCTTACCACACACTCAAAGGCGGCATCGTTCACATGACCCGGCATCTGGGTGTCTATTGGGCAAAAGATCAGGTCCGCGTGAACTGCCTCAGCCCCGGCCCATTTCCCAACCGTCCGAAATGTTCGCCGGAGATGGTCCGCCGACTCGAAGGCAAAAGTCCCATGGGCCGAATGGGTGAGCCGCACGAGCTTAAGGGGGCATTGCTCTTTTTCGCCAGCGACGCCAGCAGCTACGTCACGGGACAAAATCTGCTGGTCGATGGCGGCTGGACCTCGTGGTGA
- a CDS encoding lipid A deacylase LpxR family protein codes for MKTHWWIIVLLMATCLARAENSNQPQSETTLTCDEKFADCNLDSPRIDVPVIQIFWENDGTFFKPNHKTDRHYTNGVAIGAAGKPAFASDLADWMPFHEQFAAQAAQRGGAEYGVGGIIGQLMFTPTDIQAVNLIADDWPYGGYLFGSVYFQRADSFTLDHFRAEIGLTGRASLAEDAQEAVHELRNIDEARGWQNQSANEFEVQFYLRKKWKLIDTLQAPDGTIRHSPQGLNFQAIPAVGVALGTTYRNLEGGVLVRLGFNLPDDFGPARLADLATMTGKRKVCGLGAYAFARVSGKYVEHDIFLEGANWTHSHGVDLINATGEVQGGIAVQYHWNQAVIEATYSQTYMSKQFHGQHGTDSIGAAMLTMSWPF; via the coding sequence ATGAAAACGCACTGGTGGATCATCGTCCTGTTAATGGCGACCTGTCTGGCCCGCGCGGAAAATTCAAACCAGCCGCAATCCGAAACTACGCTGACGTGCGATGAGAAATTCGCTGATTGCAACCTCGACTCGCCGCGGATCGACGTGCCGGTGATTCAGATTTTCTGGGAGAACGACGGCACTTTTTTCAAACCTAATCACAAAACCGATCGCCACTACACCAACGGCGTTGCGATCGGTGCGGCTGGGAAACCCGCTTTCGCGTCAGACCTCGCCGACTGGATGCCGTTTCATGAACAGTTTGCGGCGCAGGCTGCCCAGCGCGGCGGAGCGGAGTACGGAGTCGGCGGAATCATCGGGCAGCTTATGTTTACCCCTACCGATATTCAGGCGGTCAATCTCATCGCGGATGACTGGCCCTACGGCGGCTATCTCTTTGGCTCCGTGTACTTCCAGCGGGCAGACAGTTTCACCCTCGATCATTTTCGAGCGGAAATCGGGCTGACCGGCCGCGCATCGCTGGCGGAGGATGCGCAGGAAGCCGTGCATGAATTGCGAAACATCGACGAAGCACGCGGCTGGCAAAATCAGAGTGCCAATGAATTCGAGGTCCAGTTCTACCTCCGAAAAAAATGGAAGCTCATTGACACTCTCCAGGCGCCTGACGGCACAATCCGCCACAGCCCGCAGGGGCTTAATTTCCAGGCAATTCCAGCGGTCGGCGTCGCGCTGGGAACCACCTATCGCAATCTCGAAGGCGGTGTGCTCGTACGTCTGGGATTCAACCTGCCCGACGACTTTGGCCCGGCGCGACTGGCGGACCTGGCGACCATGACGGGCAAGCGAAAAGTGTGCGGGCTGGGCGCGTATGCATTCGCCCGTGTCAGCGGCAAATACGTCGAGCACGACATTTTTCTCGAAGGTGCCAACTGGACCCACAGTCACGGCGTGGATCTGATCAACGCGACCGGCGAGGTTCAAGGCGGCATCGCGGTGCAATATCACTGGAATCAGGCGGTCATCGAGGCCACCTATTCCCAGACATACATGTCTAAGCAGTTCCACGGTCAGCACGGCACCGACTCCATCGGCGCAGCAATGCTGACCATGTCCTGGCCGTTTTAA
- a CDS encoding sugar kinase — protein MPLKIRSVSDTQLDLVALGECMIRLSPPGHGRIEFANMLEVWVGGGEYNVAYALSRLGLRTGWVGGLVDNPVGSIVLNHARSAGVDVGHVVNMKYDGVGREARIGLNFTEVGTGVRASVTMYDRGHSATSKMQPGQVDWNNLFNKRGVRWFHTGGIMASLSASTRQVVAEAVKAAHEAGTIVSYDLNFRSKLWSSKDAIATTKPLIPYVDCLIGNEEDFHKVLGYEAQGVNVEKNELDTRAFKKMVERVVKDYPNIKVVGTTIRGVKSGLINDWSAIMWHEGTFYDGIQFDGLEIEDRVGGGDGFASGFTYGFLTGMTPQDCVNTGVAHGALLMTTRGDTSQITLSELKHVAAGGSARIQR, from the coding sequence ATGCCGTTGAAGATTCGTTCCGTCTCCGATACTCAGCTCGATCTGGTTGCCCTCGGCGAGTGCATGATTCGCCTCAGTCCGCCCGGCCATGGACGCATCGAGTTCGCCAACATGCTCGAAGTCTGGGTTGGCGGCGGCGAATACAACGTCGCTTATGCTCTTTCCCGGCTCGGTCTGCGCACCGGATGGGTCGGCGGTCTGGTGGATAATCCCGTGGGTTCGATCGTTCTCAATCACGCTCGTTCCGCGGGAGTGGATGTCGGCCACGTCGTCAACATGAAATACGATGGCGTCGGCCGCGAAGCGCGGATCGGCCTCAACTTCACCGAAGTCGGAACGGGCGTGCGCGCATCGGTCACGATGTATGACCGGGGCCACTCGGCCACCAGCAAGATGCAGCCCGGACAGGTCGATTGGAACAATCTGTTCAACAAGCGGGGCGTTCGCTGGTTTCACACCGGCGGAATTATGGCTTCGCTCTCGGCTTCGACGCGGCAGGTCGTGGCCGAGGCGGTCAAGGCTGCCCACGAGGCGGGCACCATCGTCTCCTACGATCTCAATTTCCGATCCAAACTCTGGTCGAGCAAGGATGCCATCGCGACTACCAAGCCGCTGATTCCCTACGTGGACTGCCTCATCGGTAACGAGGAGGATTTTCACAAGGTGCTCGGCTACGAAGCCCAGGGCGTCAATGTCGAAAAGAATGAGCTTGACACCAGGGCGTTCAAAAAAATGGTTGAACGTGTCGTCAAGGATTATCCCAATATCAAAGTCGTCGGCACGACGATCCGCGGCGTCAAGTCGGGACTCATCAACGACTGGTCGGCCATCATGTGGCATGAGGGCACGTTCTATGACGGTATCCAGTTCGACGGACTGGAGATCGAAGACCGTGTAGGCGGCGGTGACGGATTCGCCAGCGGATTCACTTACGGATTCCTCACCGGTATGACGCCGCAGGATTGCGTCAACACCGGCGTCGCCCACGGCGCGCTGCTCATGACCACACGCGGCGACACGAGCCAGATCACCTTGAGCGAGTTGAAACACGTCGCTGCGGGCGGGTCGGCAAGAATTCAACGCTAA